GGTTTAATTCGCTTTCTTCAAAGAGGGCTGCAAAAGATTCGGTCATGATATACCTGATAAAGTCAGCGGTCTTGGATCAGACAAGGCCGGTTTAATTAAGCATCTACATAGTCCGTATAAACTGATCAAGCTATGCGTCTGCTGAAAATATTAAGTTATTTGGCTAACTGCTGATCGATATAAGTCGTCATCAGCTGGAATACTTCATCAATGTTCAATTTAGAACTATCAATGATGTAAGCATCGGGCGCAGGTTTAAGCGGTGCAACTGTACGTTCCATATCGCGCTTATCGCGTGCCTCGATATTAGCTAAAATGTCGCTTATTTTAACATCCAGCCCCATACCCTGCAACTGCTTTACGCGTCGGTTCGCACGTGATTCAGCCGAAGCGGTTAAATAGATCTTGGCTTGAGCATTTGGGAAGATTGAAGTTGCCATATCTCGACCATCTGCAACAAGTCCTGGCGCTTGTGCAAAAGCATGCTGACGTGCCACAAGTGCGGTTCTAAGTTCAGGAATTGCGGCAACTTTTGAAGCATACTCACCGACTTGTTCAGTACGAATGGTTTTTGAAACGTTTTGACTATCCAATAACACATCAACGCCTGTATCAGTACTGATAAATTGAATATCCAAATTTGTTGCGATTTGTATACATTCTTCAAGTTTTGTATCAAGTGCATCGAGTAAGGATTTTTGTTGTAATGACAATCCAAGTAAACGATATAACGCGCCAGAATCTAAAAGATGAAATTGGTAATGCGCTGCAATTTTTGCTGCGAGTGTACCCTTACCAGAACCACTTGGTCCGTCAATTGTAATAATCTGAACTGTCATTGCTTACCCAAAGTTATTTATACAGATTTTGCGAGTTTCGCGAAGCCTAGTTTAATCCCCGCTTTCAACTGTGCAAGAATTAATTTACTTACAAAGGGTGCACGTGCTTGTAATTCGATCGTATAAGTGACCAAGGTTTTATTTTCACTCACCTTTTCAAATTGAATAATTCCTAAGTGATGCTTAACCAATGGATTTTTAATAATCTTGTATTCGATTCGCTGATTTGGCTCAAGTAATGTAATTTGTTCTTTCAACGGCTTGATTGGACCTACACCTAAACTTCGTACTGAACCCACACCATCTGGACGTTCTGGATCTGCAGAATCTTTAATACGCTCCACTTGAATCGGCGCAAACGCAACATTATAAGTTGCATGTTTAGATAATAGTTCAAAGACTTGCTCAATCGGCGCAGGAAATTCCTTTTTGACTTGCATAGAATTCATTTTTATTTCTCTTTATAGACGTTATGAAAAATCAGATGCTATTTTTGATTGATTCAGCATCATTATCCAGTTTTTCTTGTAACTGTTTTTGTTCGAGTTTCAATAAGCGCTTTTGCTCACGGCGCATTTTAAAAAATTCACTCAATAGGGCTGAGCAGGCTTCTTGCATACAACCTGATTCAAACTTAAATACATGGTTGTAATAACCAGAATTTAAGAGCTGACGTGCGCTCACTAAAGAACCAGCTTTAGATTCATACGCACCAAAAACCACACGCGAAACCCTTGAATGCACTAAAGCTCCCACACACATCGTGCACGGCTCCAAGGTCACATACAATACTGCATCATCAGGTAAACGATAATTTTTGATCTGCTGACAAGCATCACGTAGTGCGACAATTTCAGCATGTGCGGTTGGATCATTTAATGAAATGGGCGCATTAAAACCACGCCCAATAATTTGATTTTGACTGACAATCACAGCACCAACAGGAATTTCCTGTTGTTTTGCCGCAAGTGCAGCCTGCTCATAGGCAAACTGCATCCAATATTCATCACTATATACAACATCCGTCATTAAAAATTAAATGACCTCATACTGCTTCAGGAGAGCATTCCAACTTTCAATAGTTGTCACAGGTGGATATGCAGCAAGAATACCTTTCAGGCTCATATCTGAACCAATTGTCCATTCAGGTGACAAGTCTTTATCCACCAAACGCGCGCGAACACCTTCCACAAAGTCAGGGTGACGAATTTTCCAATCCGAGATTTGACGTTCAAGCTCAAAAACTTCATTCCAAGAATGAACCTGTTTACCCCATTGCCACAACAACCAA
This window of the Acinetobacter sp. NCu2D-2 genome carries:
- the cmk gene encoding (d)CMP kinase — its product is MTVQIITIDGPSGSGKGTLAAKIAAHYQFHLLDSGALYRLLGLSLQQKSLLDALDTKLEECIQIATNLDIQFISTDTGVDVLLDSQNVSKTIRTEQVGEYASKVAAIPELRTALVARQHAFAQAPGLVADGRDMATSIFPNAQAKIYLTASAESRANRRVKQLQGMGLDVKISDILANIEARDKRDMERTVAPLKPAPDAYIIDSSKLNIDEVFQLMTTYIDQQLAK
- a CDS encoding SRPBCC family protein; translated protein: MNSMQVKKEFPAPIEQVFELLSKHATYNVAFAPIQVERIKDSADPERPDGVGSVRSLGVGPIKPLKEQITLLEPNQRIEYKIIKNPLVKHHLGIIQFEKVSENKTLVTYTIELQARAPFVSKLILAQLKAGIKLGFAKLAKSV
- the tadA gene encoding tRNA adenosine(34) deaminase TadA, with the translated sequence MTDVVYSDEYWMQFAYEQAALAAKQQEIPVGAVIVSQNQIIGRGFNAPISLNDPTAHAEIVALRDACQQIKNYRLPDDAVLYVTLEPCTMCVGALVHSRVSRVVFGAYESKAGSLVSARQLLNSGYYNHVFKFESGCMQEACSALLSEFFKMRREQKRLLKLEQKQLQEKLDNDAESIKNSI